Proteins encoded by one window of Enterococcus saccharolyticus subsp. saccharolyticus:
- a CDS encoding peptidylprolyl isomerase encodes MSQFPQLDLANQTGAKALVKTNRGDITIQLFPEHAPKTVENFVQLAKKGYYDGIIFHRVIPDFMIQGGDPTGTGMGGESIYGSSFEDEFSQELFNLRGALSMANAGPNTNGSQFFIVNNQNVPANMIGQMESAGYPAEIIDVYKQGGTPWLDFRHTVFGQVVEGMDVVDEIGGVQRGPQDRPVHDVVIETIEISE; translated from the coding sequence TTGTCTCAATTTCCACAATTAGACTTAGCAAATCAAACAGGAGCAAAAGCGCTCGTTAAAACAAACCGTGGGGATATTACCATTCAATTATTCCCAGAACATGCCCCAAAAACAGTTGAAAACTTTGTTCAACTAGCGAAAAAAGGGTATTATGATGGAATTATTTTCCACCGAGTTATTCCTGATTTTATGATTCAAGGTGGCGATCCAACTGGTACAGGTATGGGTGGCGAAAGTATTTATGGTTCAAGTTTTGAAGATGAATTCTCACAAGAATTATTCAATTTACGTGGCGCATTGTCAATGGCAAATGCGGGTCCAAATACAAACGGTAGCCAATTCTTTATCGTGAATAACCAAAACGTGCCAGCTAACATGATTGGTCAAATGGAAAGTGCTGGTTACCCAGCAGAAATTATTGACGTGTATAAACAAGGTGGTACACCATGGTTAGATTTCCGTCATACTGTCTTTGGTCAAGTCGTTGAAGGCATGGATGTTGTCGATGAAATCGGTGGTGTCCAACGCGGACCACAAGATCGTCCTGTTCATGACGTAGTAATTGAAACTATTGAAATTAGTGAATAA
- a CDS encoding phosphatidylglycerophosphatase A → MVLQTSQLEQKARQLLGDRGVSVVDIANLVMHLQKKYLPDLTLEECVDSVNSVLTKREVHNAILTGIQLDILAEEDKLLQPLQEIVTEDEGLYGIDEILALSIVNVYGSIGFTNYGYIDKVKPGILAELNSHEGPRVHTFLDDIVGAIAASAASRLAHQYPDRAQDITQ, encoded by the coding sequence ATGGTCTTACAAACTAGCCAACTTGAACAAAAAGCCCGACAATTATTAGGTGATCGTGGTGTTTCAGTCGTTGACATCGCCAATTTGGTCATGCATTTACAAAAAAAATATCTACCTGATTTAACTTTAGAAGAATGTGTGGATAGTGTAAATTCAGTTTTAACAAAACGCGAAGTGCATAACGCTATCTTAACAGGAATTCAGTTAGATATTTTAGCTGAAGAAGATAAACTGCTACAACCGTTACAAGAGATTGTGACAGAAGATGAAGGCTTGTACGGCATTGATGAAATTTTAGCGCTTTCGATTGTCAACGTCTATGGTTCCATTGGTTTTACCAACTATGGCTACATTGACAAAGTAAAACCCGGTATTTTAGCGGAATTAAACAGCCACGAAGGTCCTCGGGTGCATACATTTTTAGATGACATTGTGGGCGCAATTGCCGCATCCGCTGCCAGTCGCTTGGCACATCAATACCCCGATCGCGCCCAAGATATTACACAATAA
- a CDS encoding DUF1450 domain-containing protein, whose translation MFPLVEFCETNLAEGSQLVMDELESMEEVDVMTYSCLSECTLCAQKPFCFFEGERLAAETPEKLLILVKEKLVEWQEDYL comes from the coding sequence ATGTTTCCTCTAGTTGAATTTTGTGAAACAAATTTAGCAGAAGGTAGTCAACTAGTCATGGATGAACTAGAATCAATGGAAGAAGTTGATGTCATGACCTATTCGTGTTTGAGTGAGTGTACTTTGTGTGCGCAAAAACCTTTTTGCTTTTTTGAAGGTGAGCGTTTAGCTGCCGAAACGCCAGAAAAACTGCTTATTTTAGTCAAAGAAAAATTAGTCGAATGGCAAGAAGATTATCTATAG
- a CDS encoding CvfD/Ygs/GSP13 family RNA-binding post-transcriptional regulator: MTYKIGDILEGTVTGIQPYGAFVSLDDETQGLIHVSEIQSGFTKNIHEVLQIGDPVHVQVIDIDEYTKKISLSRRTLETKFVHTGHRKKRYFTNKNKRIGFRTIDDHLPRWIKEALEMLS; encoded by the coding sequence ATGACATATAAAATTGGGGACATTTTAGAAGGAACAGTAACAGGAATACAACCATATGGTGCATTCGTTTCATTGGATGACGAAACACAAGGGTTGATTCATGTGTCAGAAATACAGTCAGGTTTTACCAAAAATATTCACGAAGTATTACAAATAGGTGATCCGGTACATGTGCAAGTGATAGATATTGATGAATATACGAAAAAAATTAGTTTGTCACGTCGTACATTAGAGACAAAATTTGTTCATACGGGACACAGAAAAAAACGATACTTTACGAATAAAAATAAACGGATTGGTTTTCGAACAATTGATGACCATTTGCCAAGATGGATTAAAGAGGCACTGGAAATGCTTTCTTAA
- a CDS encoding MalY/PatB family protein: MNTFDTTISRKNTNSVKWDIPEKKYHQNDLLPFWIADMDFHVLPAVQNAFQEYIKQGVLGYTYFPQELFEAVIQWQATQHHYHLQKEEILFHSGVVPSIALAIQAFTQPNDAILIHDPVYPPFASVVKANHRKLVRNQLIEKEQFQIDFDRFEELIIEEKVKLFILCNPHNPGGRVWQSDELYHMGRICQKHQVLVVSDEIHQDLVFAPNLFTTYHNVDASFSDHSLVLTSATKTFNLAGIKHSMVFIKNPDLRQKFSMLQKQLYQNEINTFGMIGTQAAYQHGTRWLTDLLVYIEENIQFTLTFLKQHLPQVTCMQPQATYLLWLDFSAYGLTNSQLNKKMIEEAGVVLNAGITFGSMGDQHMRLNVACPRKNLEEGLKRIAKVF, encoded by the coding sequence ATGAATACATTTGATACAACTATCTCTCGAAAAAACACAAACAGCGTAAAATGGGATATTCCTGAAAAAAAGTATCACCAAAATGATTTGCTCCCTTTTTGGATTGCTGACATGGATTTTCATGTATTACCAGCTGTACAAAATGCTTTCCAAGAATACATCAAACAAGGAGTGTTGGGTTATACCTACTTTCCGCAAGAATTATTTGAAGCAGTCATCCAATGGCAAGCTACTCAACACCACTATCATTTACAAAAAGAAGAGATTCTTTTTCATAGTGGCGTTGTCCCAAGTATTGCTTTAGCTATTCAAGCTTTTACGCAACCAAATGATGCCATTTTAATTCATGATCCAGTCTATCCGCCCTTCGCATCAGTCGTTAAAGCCAATCACCGCAAGCTGGTTCGGAATCAGTTAATCGAAAAGGAACAATTTCAAATTGATTTTGACCGTTTTGAAGAACTTATTATAGAAGAAAAGGTAAAATTATTTATCCTATGCAATCCGCATAACCCCGGAGGTCGTGTCTGGCAATCAGATGAGCTCTATCATATGGGGCGAATTTGTCAAAAACATCAAGTACTCGTAGTCAGCGATGAAATCCACCAAGACTTAGTTTTCGCGCCAAATCTTTTTACAACCTATCATAATGTTGATGCTTCTTTTAGTGACCATTCATTGGTTTTAACTTCTGCAACAAAAACATTTAACCTAGCAGGGATTAAACACTCCATGGTTTTTATAAAAAATCCAGACTTACGTCAGAAATTTAGCATGCTACAAAAACAACTTTATCAAAATGAAATCAATACATTTGGCATGATAGGTACGCAAGCAGCTTACCAACATGGCACGCGTTGGTTAACTGATTTATTAGTATATATAGAAGAAAATATTCAATTCACTTTAACATTTTTGAAACAACACTTGCCACAAGTCACCTGTATGCAGCCACAAGCTACGTATCTTCTATGGCTTGATTTTTCAGCATATGGTCTCACCAATAGTCAATTAAATAAGAAAATGATTGAAGAAGCTGGGGTCGTGTTAAATGCCGGTATTACATTTGGTTCGATGGGCGATCAACATATGCGCTTAAACGTTGCGTGCCCAAGAAAGAATTTAGAAGAAGGATTAAAAAGGATTGCAAAAGTTTTCTAA
- a CDS encoding TIGR01906 family membrane protein → MNRKWQWLERVGILSFFLTAISLAITLTINFQPLYSWSIDHFQLLTMTTLSKSELLDNYGLLLNFLNNPWNHTLALPDFPMSEAGAGHFYDVKKLFLLNYSVLAITIVPTGIFLRYLQKNRRFWRLLFPMQLGMVAPFIFGFFMFVGFDAFFIKFHELFFSNDDWLFNPATDPIINVLPEQFFMYCFILFFILIEVFFLLMFFLGKRELKRSSHQ, encoded by the coding sequence ATGAATAGAAAATGGCAATGGTTAGAAAGAGTAGGCATCCTCTCTTTTTTCTTAACGGCGATTAGTTTGGCAATTACACTCACGATTAATTTCCAACCGCTGTATAGTTGGTCTATCGATCATTTTCAATTGTTAACAATGACAACTTTGTCTAAAAGTGAGTTGCTAGATAATTATGGATTATTGCTAAACTTCTTAAATAATCCATGGAATCACACGTTAGCACTACCCGATTTTCCCATGTCTGAAGCTGGCGCAGGACATTTTTATGATGTGAAGAAACTCTTTCTATTGAATTATAGTGTTTTAGCGATTACTATTGTGCCAACAGGGATATTTTTACGGTATTTACAAAAAAATCGTCGTTTTTGGCGATTGCTATTTCCGATGCAACTTGGGATGGTTGCGCCATTTATTTTTGGTTTTTTCATGTTTGTTGGATTTGATGCGTTTTTTATCAAATTCCATGAGTTATTTTTTAGTAACGATGACTGGTTGTTTAATCCAGCGACAGATCCAATTATTAATGTATTGCCGGAACAATTTTTTATGTATTGCTTTATTTTATTTTTCATTTTAATTGAAGTGTTTTTCTTACTCATGTTTTTCTTAGGCAAAAGAGAATTAAAAAGAAGTTCGCACCAATAA
- a CDS encoding NAD(P)/FAD-dependent oxidoreductase, with amino-acid sequence MTIYDITIVGAGPAGMFAAFYAGMRNAKTKIIDTLPQLGGQLSTLYPEKYIYDIPGYPKIKAGDLVQKLENQLTTFNQRYCLEEQVLKIERQEDGIIELTTNKRTHYSRAVILALGNGSFQPRKLTVPQAENFENYGIDYYVPDLMKYAGKKVAIAGGGDSAIDWALMLAPIAAEVSLIHRRSEFRAHEHSVNQLKHSSVNIMTPYIIKEVAGDRMLEEIYLQAPKSDETVRLAVDYLIVNYGFSSSLNLKDWGITSSRQGIPVRSDMRSSLEGVYACGDITLYDGKVKLIATGFGEAPTAVNNALHYINPKNRTQPAHSTSLFHE; translated from the coding sequence ATGACTATTTATGATATTACAATTGTTGGTGCTGGTCCAGCAGGCATGTTTGCGGCATTTTATGCGGGGATGCGCAACGCCAAAACGAAGATTATCGATACTTTGCCTCAATTAGGCGGGCAGTTGTCGACGTTGTATCCTGAAAAATACATTTATGATATTCCAGGATACCCTAAAATCAAAGCGGGCGATTTAGTCCAAAAATTAGAAAACCAACTGACTACCTTCAATCAACGCTACTGTTTGGAAGAACAAGTCTTAAAAATCGAACGCCAAGAAGATGGCATCATTGAATTGACGACGAATAAACGCACGCATTATTCCCGTGCGGTGATTTTAGCTCTCGGAAATGGGTCTTTTCAACCGCGTAAATTAACCGTTCCTCAAGCGGAGAATTTTGAAAACTATGGCATTGATTATTACGTTCCAGATTTGATGAAATATGCTGGTAAAAAAGTGGCGATTGCAGGTGGTGGCGATTCAGCGATTGATTGGGCATTGATGTTGGCACCGATTGCGGCTGAAGTCTCGTTAATTCATCGCCGTTCCGAATTCCGTGCACATGAACATAGTGTCAATCAATTAAAACATTCCTCGGTAAATATTATGACCCCTTACATTATCAAAGAAGTTGCGGGTGATCGAATGTTAGAGGAAATTTATTTGCAAGCACCAAAAAGCGACGAAACAGTGCGCCTAGCAGTTGATTATTTAATTGTGAATTACGGGTTTTCTTCGTCGTTGAATTTAAAAGATTGGGGCATCACTAGTTCCCGTCAAGGCATTCCGGTACGTTCCGATATGCGGAGCTCGTTAGAAGGTGTTTATGCTTGTGGGGACATTACTTTGTATGATGGCAAAGTGAAGTTAATTGCGACTGGTTTTGGGGAAGCGCCGACTGCTGTGAACAATGCGTTACATTACATCAATCCTAAAAATCGTACGCAACCGGCACACAGTACAAGTCTTTTTCATGAATAA